One region of Oryza glaberrima chromosome 7, OglaRS2, whole genome shotgun sequence genomic DNA includes:
- the LOC127778634 gene encoding disease resistance protein PIK6-NP-like produces MADVTFGAVKLVLGLIQDEARLLSGVREDLRFIMQEMESMNNVLRHLVANKGSAAADYQLRPWMKQIMELAFDSKNCVELYTQSGGGHCGWLPWTMVARHRVVTRIRELKIQAREISERQARYHIAGVAHAQQMDATTTIERWDASVPNQSRAWAGSSNNPSRRAILHDGWFGDYISVDEALSRLNPFTLDRYEVEPPALLDSDDEQQPRPQLNSDGGKEQPLAPQSDGRNKEQLPPPQSGGGNGIKQQQPLPPQSDGGDKEQPPPSLSDGSDKDQPLPPDCGVKRQLPPQSDGDDKQQPPPQLDGSDQPPPPQPDGGDTEQQPPQSDGGDKKQKHIRVVTISVQDGTDEAVAAEAVIERFKSRWARRGLWSQQLCLHVSVHRPPILSEITKVMVEKLKEKEDDETKNEAEDREWLGDKLKDEDVLLVLSGFNYPKLWNQVLDLLTSMSCSDCAVVLCTNDSKMAKYCCSNDSANDGPQIIYSLVDIYLNRALALLSHSYGYEEGHLKEILRNILAKCCLDVFCMKMLLHALYYNPDMTEHQLQFLNISLGKEFTDHGRQDRIMAFCYQALPNSYKNCLWYSTIFARGSGVRRASLIRRWIAQGLIAQVNQSSAEDEAGHCFEAMNSQKLIVSSGLSGTRKVKSCTVHPVVSGLISRESSTVEDLLLNNQLPLDLDLLYSIRNGMQLHPANSNIKKFLNSLSSSSRLLLTVLDLEGRKGLKAGDLHTVCKIHKLKYLSLRNTDIAQLPKEIGQLKLLETLDIRGTRVQVFHTALPMLKHLLAGCIIDYPKEDIIKSKESFSTVSMPRAVATMEKMEILSRVKVSNSAKELNNIGDKLEHLKKLGVVLSGKKASLIDLFLQVDKLHRCLRSLSIRMDPPGNWDSIDVILLRPPKLLESLHICSIRSGLPPRIKELHQLAKITLRDTFLNQGALDVLSMLKGLRYLRLCYHSFAEGALSFVKFVELVDLVIEDDIVNSVALGNNTYGGDPDKLEKMVWSFTHMEELSGVSTLQSLTHIELNGRTWHLQNLEKLKREVDECGITFTLNPPENGQGSRL; encoded by the coding sequence ATGGCCGACGTCACGTTTGGCGCCGTGAAATTGGTGCTGGGCCTCATCCAGGATGAGGCCCGGCTGCTCAGCGGCGTCCGTGAGGACCTGCGCTTCATCATGCAAGAGATGGAGAGCATGAACAACGTGCTCCGCCACCTCGTGGCAAACAAGGGGAGTGCCGCCGCTGACTACCAGCTCCGTCCGTGGATGAAGCAGATCATGGAACTCGCCTTCGACTCCAAAAACTGCGTCGAGCTCTACACGCAGTCCGGTGGCGGGCACTGTGGTTGGCTGCCCTGGACAATGGTAGCTCGCCACCGGGTCGTCACCCGGATCCGCGAGCTCAAGATCCAGGCGCGCGAAATCAGCGAGCGGCAGGCAAGGTACCACATTGCTGGTGTTGCTCATGCCCAGCAGATGGACGCGACCACCACAATAGAGCGCTGGGATGCTAGTGTGCCCAACCAGAGTCGCGCCTGGGCCGGCAGCTCTAACAACCCATCCCGGCGTGCCATACTCCACGACGGCTGGTTTGGCGACTACATCAGCGTGGATGAGGCTCTCTCGCGGCTCAACCCGTTCACGCTAGACCGTTACGAGGTAGAGCCACCGGCGCTGTTGGACAGCGATGACGAGCAGCAGCCACGGCCTCAGTTGAACAGCGACGGTGGCAAGGAGCAGCCCCTAGCGCCGCAGTCGGATGGCAGAAACAAGGAGCAGCTGCCGCCTCCCCAATCCGGAGGCGGCAATGGcatcaagcagcagcagccactgCCTCCGCAGTCAGATGGAGGCGACAAGGAGCAGCCGCCTCCTTCGCTGTCGGATGGTAGCGACAAGGACCAGCCGCTTCCTCCCGACTGCGGCGTCAAGCGGCAGCTGCCGCCCCAGTCGGACGGTGATGAcaagcagcagccgccgccccaGTTAGACGGCAGCgatcagccaccgccgccgcagccggatGGAGGCGACACGGAGCAGCAGCCGCCTCAGTCAGACGGCGGCGATAAGAAGCAGAAGCATATTAGAGTCGTCACAATCAGTGTGCAAGACGGCACGGATGAAGCTGTTGCTGCAGAGGCCGTGATCGAGCGTTTCAAGAGCCGCTGGGCACGGCGGGGACTCTGGTCGCAGCAGCTCTGCCTCCACGTTTCTGTCCATCGGCCTCCGATTCTCTCGGAGATTACAAAGGTCATGGTTGAAAAGCTGAAAGAGAAGGAGGATGATGAGACGAAGAATGAGGCGGAAGACAGGGAGTGGCTTGGCGATAAATTGAAAGATGAAGATGTGCTGCTTGTTCTTTCCGGTTTTAATTACCCAAAGTTATGGAACCAGGTTCTGGATTTGCTGACCTCGATGAGCTGCTCTGACTGTGCAGTAGTACTCTGCACAAACGATAGTAAGATGGCAAAATATTGCTGCAGCAATGACTCTGCCAACGATGGGCCTCAGATAATCTACTCTCTCGTTGATATTTACCTCAACAGAGCGCTCGCCCTGCTTTCCCACAGCTACGGATACGAGGAAGGACACTTGAAAGAAATTCTGCGCAACATCCTCGCCAAGTGTTGCCTTGATGTCTTCTGCATGAAGATGCTCCTCCATGCCCTCTACTACAATCCTGACATGACGGAACACCAACTGCAGTTCCTGAATATAAGCCTTGGTAAAGAATTTACAGATCATGGGAGACAGGACCGAATAATGGCCTTCTGCTACCAAGCACTGCCAAATAGTTACAAGAACTGCTTATGGTATTCAACCATTTTCGCCCGTGGAAGCGGCGTCCGAAGGGCAAGTTTAATAAGACGATGGATTGCCCAAGGCTTGATAGCCCAAGTGAACCAGTCAAGTGCAGAGGACGAAGCCGGGCACTGTTTCGAAGCCATGAACAGCCAGAAGCTTATTGTTTCTTCTGGTCTTAGTGGTACACGCAAGGTAAAGAGCTGCACCGTGCATCCAGTAGTTTCTGGCTTGATCAGCAGGGAGTCTTCGACAGTTGAGGACCTATTGCTCAACAACCAGCTGCCACTTGACTTGGATCTCCTCTACTCAATCCGGAACGGCATGCAACTCCATCCGGCAAACTCTAATATCAAAAAGTTCTTGAACTCACTTTCCAGCAGTTCAAGGTTGCTGCTGACAGTACTTGATTTGGAAGGTCGCAAGGGCCTCAAGGCAGGCGACCTCCATACCGTATGCAAGATTCATAAACTCAAGTATCTAAGTCTCCGGAACACAGATATTGCCCAACTGCCCAAGGAAATAGGTCAGCTCAAGCTCTTAGAGACACTTGACATCCGAGGAACAAGGGTACAAGTGTTCCACACGGCGCTACCAATGCTAAAGCACCTGCTTGCTGGTTGCATTATTGACTACCCAAAGGAAGACATCATCAAGTCCAAGGAATCATTCTCCACGGTTTCCATGCCTCGTGCTGTTGCAACTATGGAAAAGATGGAGATATTGTCCCGTGTCAAGGTTTCGAACAGTGCTAAAGAACTGAACAACATTGGTGACAAGCTCGAGCACCTAAAGAAGTTGGGTGTGGTTCTATCTGGCAAGAAAGCTAGCTTGATAGATTTGTTCCTTCAGGTTGACAAACTCCACAGATGTCTTCGGTCCTTATCAATCCGAATGGATCCACCAGGTAACTGGGATTCTATTGATGTTATTTTATTGAGACCTCCAAAGCTTCTGGAGAGCCTACACATCTGCAGCATCAGAAGCGGGTTGCCTCCCAGGATCAAGGAGCTCCATCAGCTTGCCAAGATAACTCTACGTGACACCTTTTTGAATCAGGGTGCCCTCGATGTACTTAGCATGCTCAAAGGCCTACGCTATCTCAGGCTTTGCTACCATTCATTCGCAGAAGGCGCTCTGAGCTTCGTGAAGTTTGTGGAACTTGTGGATCTTGTCATTGAAGATGATATTGTTAACAGTGTCGCCTTGGGTAATAATACTTATGGTGGAGACCCTGATAAACTTGAAAAGATGGTTTGGTCCTTCACTCACATGGAGGAGCTTTCAGGGGTCAGTACGCTGCAGAGTCTGACACACATCGAACTCAATGGGAGAACATGGCACCTACAGAATCTGGAAAAACTGAAAAGAGAAGTAGATGAATGTGGGATTACTTTCACGCTCAATCCACCTGAGAATGGCCAAGGATCAAGGCTGTAG
- the LOC127780707 gene encoding uncharacterized protein LOC127780707 isoform X3 produces the protein MMSGRRRQRVGDDDAGGGGGADPDDDDEWAAMRASSRPDPEAGVGGGSGESGGGAADPARARRRRPRRRQRRRACDHHHCSHALVRRMAEAICICSMNSSSVCLWYRMDVAGQGKADENKRASVEIFLKAAGYLDGAIQHALPKISPEKRKGLPVDLAEGILKAICMQAQGQVKPFSRCLLFFLDMEDQFLK, from the exons ATGATGAgtgggcggcgacgacaacgagtgggcgacgacgacgcgggtggtggcggcggcgccgaccccgacgacgacgacgagtgggCGGCGATGCGGGCCTCGTCCCGCCCGGATCCGGAGGCGGGAgtgggcggcgggagcggggaatccggcggcggcgcggcggatccagctcgggcgcggcgacgacgacctcggcgaCGACAACGGCGCCGAGCG TGCGACCATCATCACTGTAGTCATGCCCTTGTCAGGCGCATGGCTGAGGCCATCTGCATATGCTCCATGAACTCAAGCTCTGTCTGTCTCTGGTACAGGATGGATGTTGCTGGTCAAGGTAAGGCTGATG AAAACAAACGAGCTTCAGTTGAAATATTTCTCAAGGCAGCTGGGTACTTAGATGGTGCTATCCAGCACGCTCTCCCGAAGATATCGCCTGAAAAAAG GAAAGGTCTTCCTGTGGACCTAGCTGAAGGAATCCTGAAAGCTATCTGCATGCAAGCTCAGGGTCAAGTAAAGCCTTTCTCCCGctgcctccttttttttctag ATATGGAAGATCAATTTCTCAAATAG
- the LOC127780707 gene encoding uncharacterized protein LOC127780707 isoform X1, giving the protein MMSGRRRQRVGDDDAGGGGGADPDDDDEWAAMRASSRPDPEAGVGGGSGESGGGAADPARARRRRPRRRQRRRACDHHHCSHALVRRMAEAICICSMNSSSVCLWYRMDVAGQGKADENKRASVEIFLKAAGYLDGAIQHALPKISPEKRKGLPVDLAEGILKAICMQAQGQIWKINFSNSLVLLHKFLLLVVELLFDSRSRDEFF; this is encoded by the exons ATGATGAgtgggcggcgacgacaacgagtgggcgacgacgacgcgggtggtggcggcggcgccgaccccgacgacgacgacgagtgggCGGCGATGCGGGCCTCGTCCCGCCCGGATCCGGAGGCGGGAgtgggcggcgggagcggggaatccggcggcggcgcggcggatccagctcgggcgcggcgacgacgacctcggcgaCGACAACGGCGCCGAGCG TGCGACCATCATCACTGTAGTCATGCCCTTGTCAGGCGCATGGCTGAGGCCATCTGCATATGCTCCATGAACTCAAGCTCTGTCTGTCTCTGGTACAGGATGGATGTTGCTGGTCAAGGTAAGGCTGATG AAAACAAACGAGCTTCAGTTGAAATATTTCTCAAGGCAGCTGGGTACTTAGATGGTGCTATCCAGCACGCTCTCCCGAAGATATCGCCTGAAAAAAG GAAAGGTCTTCCTGTGGACCTAGCTGAAGGAATCCTGAAAGCTATCTGCATGCAAGCTCAGGGTCAA ATATGGAAGATCAATTTCTCAAATAGCTTGGTTTTGCTACACAAATTTTTGTTGCTTGTTGTAGAACTATTGTTTGATTCTAGAAGCAGAGATGAATTCTTTTGA
- the LOC127780707 gene encoding uncharacterized protein LOC127780707 isoform X2 gives MMSGRRRQRVGDDDAGGGGGADPDDDDEWAAMRASSRPDPEAGVGGGSGESGGGAADPARARRRRPRRRQRRRACDHHHCSHALVRRMAEAICICSMNSSSVCLWYRMDVAGQENKRASVEIFLKAAGYLDGAIQHALPKISPEKRKGLPVDLAEGILKAICMQAQGQIWKINFSNSLVLLHKFLLLVVELLFDSRSRDEFF, from the exons ATGATGAgtgggcggcgacgacaacgagtgggcgacgacgacgcgggtggtggcggcggcgccgaccccgacgacgacgacgagtgggCGGCGATGCGGGCCTCGTCCCGCCCGGATCCGGAGGCGGGAgtgggcggcgggagcggggaatccggcggcggcgcggcggatccagctcgggcgcggcgacgacgacctcggcgaCGACAACGGCGCCGAGCG TGCGACCATCATCACTGTAGTCATGCCCTTGTCAGGCGCATGGCTGAGGCCATCTGCATATGCTCCATGAACTCAAGCTCTGTCTGTCTCTGGTACAGGATGGATGTTGCTGGTCAAG AAAACAAACGAGCTTCAGTTGAAATATTTCTCAAGGCAGCTGGGTACTTAGATGGTGCTATCCAGCACGCTCTCCCGAAGATATCGCCTGAAAAAAG GAAAGGTCTTCCTGTGGACCTAGCTGAAGGAATCCTGAAAGCTATCTGCATGCAAGCTCAGGGTCAA ATATGGAAGATCAATTTCTCAAATAGCTTGGTTTTGCTACACAAATTTTTGTTGCTTGTTGTAGAACTATTGTTTGATTCTAGAAGCAGAGATGAATTCTTTTGA